In a genomic window of Holophagaceae bacterium:
- a CDS encoding serine/threonine protein kinase — MLSKDQTLGKYQILDRLGAGGFGTVYLAMDTWVNRKVALKVPHQQQEEIVDLLKEPRIMAALKHPNIVELITVERKNGTFFMVLEFIEGESLDRLIRKDRTLTPTRALEIGLDICAAIAFAHANQILHRDLRPANILMTRDGVAKVTDFGTSRILEMQKDGFARTRIGSPPYMAPEHFRGRAVFQSDLWSLGITMYEMLTGTVPFYDADPLKIAQAFQTQPIVAPHLKNPNVPKQLSEAVMKALSVNLGDRYLSAQAMFDALKKLKDGVAKDTRPLGSAVMSPSATGSITVPRPSTSSSTQQRLCRFCYRPMARMASTCPSCGEKN, encoded by the coding sequence GTGCTGTCGAAGGACCAGACCCTAGGGAAGTACCAGATCCTCGACCGCCTCGGCGCGGGCGGCTTCGGGACGGTGTACCTGGCCATGGACACCTGGGTGAACCGCAAGGTGGCGTTGAAGGTCCCGCACCAGCAGCAGGAAGAGATCGTGGACCTGCTGAAGGAGCCGCGCATCATGGCGGCCCTCAAACATCCCAACATCGTCGAACTCATCACGGTGGAGCGGAAGAACGGCACCTTTTTCATGGTGCTGGAATTCATCGAGGGCGAAAGCCTGGACCGCCTCATTCGCAAAGACCGCACCCTGACGCCGACCCGGGCGCTGGAGATCGGCCTGGATATCTGCGCCGCCATCGCCTTCGCCCACGCCAACCAGATCCTGCACCGGGACCTGCGGCCCGCAAACATCCTGATGACCAGGGACGGGGTGGCCAAGGTCACGGATTTCGGCACCAGCCGCATCCTGGAAATGCAGAAGGACGGGTTCGCCCGGACCCGCATCGGCTCCCCGCCGTACATGGCGCCCGAGCATTTCCGCGGCCGCGCGGTATTCCAGAGCGACCTCTGGTCCCTGGGCATCACCATGTACGAGATGCTCACCGGGACGGTTCCCTTCTACGACGCGGACCCGCTGAAGATCGCCCAGGCCTTCCAGACCCAGCCCATCGTCGCGCCGCACCTCAAGAATCCGAATGTCCCGAAGCAGCTTTCTGAAGCCGTCATGAAAGCCTTGAGCGTGAACCTCGGCGACCGCTACCTCAGCGCCCAGGCAATGTTCGACGCCCTGAAAAAGTTGAAGGACGGCGTCGCCAAGGACACGCGCCCTCTGGGATCCGCGGTGATGAGCCCTTCGGCCACCGGCAGCATCACCGTGCCCAGGCCTTCCACTTCCTCCAGCACCCAGCAGCGCCTCTGCCGTTTCTGCTACCGCCCCATGGCTCGCATGGCCAGCACCTGCCCGAGCTGCGGCGAGAAGAACTGA
- the trxB gene encoding thioredoxin-disulfide reductase, with protein sequence MSSSHHKVIIIGTGPAGYTAALYASRANLSPLVFEGVQPGGQLTITTEVENFPGFRNGILGPELMEEMREQVLRFGTTIKSETVLAVDLSAKPFALKTDKSEYTADAVIIATGASAKWLGIGKDQELSMSGGGVSACATCDGFFFRGKEIAVVGGGDTAIEEATYLTKFASKVNLIHRRDKLRASKALQERAARNEKIAFHWNKGVEEVLTSTIETPMGEKVEKIRALRLKDTVDGSGSELAVEGLFVAIGHQPNTQLFTGQLPMDETGYLKVEAGSSRTAIPGVFACGDVQDHVYRQAVTAAGSGCMAAIDAERWLAAQGFVE encoded by the coding sequence ATGAGCAGTTCACACCACAAGGTCATCATTATTGGCACCGGTCCCGCGGGCTACACTGCGGCCCTTTATGCTTCCCGGGCAAACCTGTCGCCGCTGGTGTTCGAAGGCGTCCAGCCCGGCGGCCAACTCACGATCACGACCGAGGTGGAGAATTTTCCCGGCTTCCGCAATGGCATCCTGGGCCCTGAGCTCATGGAGGAAATGCGCGAGCAGGTGCTGCGGTTCGGCACCACCATCAAAAGCGAAACCGTGCTCGCGGTGGACCTGTCGGCGAAGCCCTTCGCCTTGAAGACCGACAAGTCCGAGTACACGGCCGATGCGGTCATCATCGCCACGGGCGCTTCGGCCAAATGGCTGGGCATCGGCAAGGACCAGGAGCTCTCCATGAGCGGCGGCGGCGTCAGCGCCTGCGCCACCTGTGATGGGTTCTTCTTCCGCGGCAAGGAGATCGCCGTGGTCGGGGGCGGCGACACGGCCATCGAGGAAGCGACCTACCTCACCAAATTCGCTTCCAAGGTGAATCTCATCCATCGCCGGGACAAATTGCGGGCTTCAAAAGCCTTGCAGGAGCGGGCCGCCCGGAACGAAAAAATAGCCTTCCATTGGAACAAGGGCGTCGAGGAGGTCCTGACTTCGACGATCGAAACCCCGATGGGCGAGAAGGTCGAAAAGATCCGGGCGCTTAGGCTCAAAGACACGGTGGACGGCAGCGGCTCGGAGCTGGCTGTGGAAGGCCTTTTCGTGGCCATCGGCCACCAGCCCAACACCCAGCTTTTCACTGGCCAGCTCCCCATGGATGAGACCGGCTACCTGAAGGTCGAGGCCGGCTCGAGCCGGACGGCCATTCCCGGGGTATTCGCCTGCGGCGATGTGCAGGACCATGTCTACCGCCAGGCTGTCACCGCGGCGGGCTCAGGCTGCATGGCGGCCATCGACGCGGAGCGGTGGCTCGCTGCCCAGGGATTTGTCGAATAG
- a CDS encoding MoaD/ThiS family protein, whose product MITVLAFARYRALLGFERIEVPWTQAATLAGLLEDPRFEPLPKEALLAVNQAFVKRDARLDDGDEVALMPPVSGG is encoded by the coding sequence ATGATCACGGTTCTTGCCTTCGCGAGGTACCGCGCGCTGCTGGGCTTCGAGCGGATCGAAGTGCCCTGGACCCAGGCGGCGACCCTGGCTGGACTGTTGGAGGATCCGCGGTTCGAGCCGCTCCCGAAGGAAGCTCTGCTGGCGGTGAACCAGGCCTTTGTCAAACGGGATGCCCGATTGGACGATGGGGACGAAGTGGCGCTGATGCCGCCTGTCAGCGGGGGCTAG
- the kdsB gene encoding 3-deoxy-manno-octulosonate cytidylyltransferase: MRTLAVLPSRFQASRFPGKPLALIAGKPMIQWVFEAASKASGVTRVVVATDDGRIASTVRGFGGEAVMTDAALPSGTDRTAAALAVLEASGESFDCVLNIQGDEPAMHPDTVSAVVALMREDPDLPMGTASCPFADADELFNPNAVKVVTDDRQRALYFSRSPIPYIRHSSLFKADFRPWMDPGQLSLFKRHLGLYAYRPAVLKAFTNLPPHPLEQTEMLEQLRALAAGIAIGVAFTPHLSIGVDVPQDVAAAEALLRERGLA, translated from the coding sequence ATGCGCACGCTCGCCGTTCTTCCTTCCCGTTTCCAGGCCTCGCGTTTTCCAGGCAAGCCGCTGGCCTTGATCGCCGGGAAACCGATGATTCAGTGGGTCTTCGAAGCGGCCTCCAAAGCCTCGGGGGTGACCCGCGTGGTCGTCGCCACGGATGATGGCCGCATCGCATCCACGGTGAGGGGATTCGGCGGCGAGGCCGTGATGACCGACGCGGCCCTGCCCTCGGGCACGGACCGCACCGCCGCGGCGCTCGCGGTCCTGGAGGCTTCCGGGGAATCCTTCGACTGCGTGCTGAACATCCAGGGCGACGAGCCCGCCATGCACCCTGACACGGTTTCCGCGGTGGTGGCGTTGATGCGGGAGGATCCGGACCTGCCCATGGGAACCGCTTCGTGCCCCTTCGCGGATGCGGACGAACTGTTCAATCCCAATGCCGTGAAGGTCGTCACCGATGACCGCCAGAGGGCCCTTTATTTCAGCCGCAGCCCCATTCCCTACATCCGCCATTCAAGCCTTTTCAAAGCGGATTTCCGCCCCTGGATGGACCCTGGCCAACTCAGCCTGTTCAAGCGCCACCTGGGGCTGTACGCCTACCGTCCGGCGGTATTGAAGGCCTTCACCAACCTGCCTCCCCATCCCCTTGAGCAGACCGAAATGCTGGAGCAGCTCCGCGCCCTGGCGGCCGGCATTGCCATCGGTGTGGCCTTCACGCCCCACTTGAGCATCGGCGTGGATGTGCCGCAGGACGTGGCCGCCGCCGAAGCCCTGCTGCGGGAGCGCGGACTCGCGTAG
- the dnaX gene encoding DNA polymerase III subunit gamma/tau: MTTLALQYRPRLLSDLVGQEASVHALSNALKRAQASGRIHHQAFLFAGVRGTGKTSTARILARALNCVEGPTATPCGVCDPCKASEQPDTNLDIVEIDAASRASVEDARALREQVQTRPAFCRYRVYIIDEVHMLSRQAFDALLKMLEEPPAHAIFVLATTELQDVPDTIKSRVQIYPFRLIPVGLIEGRLQQVCDSEGVTCEPHSLRLVAEAGQGSMRDALTTLDRVIAAGDGHVREDVVREQLGIVPAVRVQGVLDALGAGDTIAILDHCQALANLGADWVNFWRELLLAFRDRLEAETRQDQSPQKMLRTARVLQMLLQRERDLRDSSLPQVVVELALLTAAQLPHLAPLDGLVSGTSTMAPLPSQRAALGANPTATPSSAPSSAASPGRNSGAPAQAVPPVLSESQNQAVGNPVPISTPEAPIDSAALRSRLANVLNASPGGLPRALASLPQLAKELRWEAPVLRWSFPENARASVLGLERERTNPHLLEALANLLPGLTGLEITFEEADSGSPEDQLRREPAFQELLRASGGEIMEVKRASPR; this comes from the coding sequence ATGACGACTCTTGCCCTTCAGTACCGCCCCCGCCTGCTTTCGGATCTCGTGGGCCAGGAAGCGTCGGTCCATGCGCTAAGCAATGCGTTGAAACGGGCCCAGGCCAGCGGCCGGATCCATCACCAGGCCTTTCTGTTCGCGGGAGTCCGCGGCACCGGCAAGACCAGCACTGCCCGCATCCTGGCCCGGGCCCTCAATTGCGTCGAGGGGCCAACGGCCACCCCCTGCGGGGTCTGCGATCCTTGCAAGGCATCGGAGCAGCCCGACACGAATCTGGACATCGTCGAGATCGACGCGGCCAGCCGCGCCTCGGTGGAAGACGCCCGGGCGCTGCGGGAGCAGGTGCAGACACGGCCGGCCTTCTGCCGCTACCGGGTCTACATCATCGACGAAGTGCACATGCTCTCCCGGCAGGCCTTCGACGCCCTGCTGAAAATGCTCGAAGAGCCGCCGGCCCACGCCATCTTCGTGCTGGCGACCACTGAATTGCAGGACGTCCCGGACACCATCAAGAGCCGGGTGCAGATCTATCCGTTCCGCCTGATTCCCGTGGGCCTCATCGAGGGCCGCCTCCAGCAGGTATGCGATTCCGAAGGCGTCACCTGCGAACCCCACAGCCTCCGGTTGGTGGCGGAGGCGGGGCAGGGCTCCATGCGCGATGCGCTCACCACGCTGGACCGCGTCATCGCGGCCGGCGATGGCCATGTGCGCGAGGACGTGGTGCGGGAACAATTGGGCATCGTGCCTGCCGTGCGGGTCCAGGGCGTGCTGGATGCGCTGGGCGCCGGGGACACGATCGCGATCCTGGACCACTGCCAGGCGCTCGCCAATCTGGGCGCCGACTGGGTCAATTTCTGGCGGGAACTCCTGCTGGCCTTCCGGGACCGGTTGGAAGCCGAGACCCGGCAGGATCAGAGCCCTCAAAAAATGCTCCGGACCGCCCGGGTATTGCAAATGCTCCTGCAACGGGAACGCGATTTGCGGGATTCCAGCCTGCCGCAGGTGGTGGTCGAACTGGCTCTGCTGACCGCCGCCCAGTTGCCTCATCTCGCGCCCCTAGATGGCCTGGTTAGCGGCACTTCCACGATGGCGCCGCTTCCATCCCAGAGAGCCGCCCTGGGCGCGAATCCAACAGCCACCCCCAGCTCCGCGCCCAGCAGCGCGGCCAGCCCTGGACGGAACTCCGGGGCACCGGCGCAGGCTGTTCCGCCCGTTCTTTCGGAATCCCAAAACCAAGCGGTCGGGAACCCCGTTCCAATTTCAACTCCGGAGGCTCCCATTGATTCGGCGGCTCTGCGCAGCCGGCTTGCGAATGTCCTGAACGCCAGCCCCGGCGGCCTTCCGCGCGCCCTCGCGAGCCTGCCGCAATTGGCCAAGGAGCTGCGATGGGAAGCCCCTGTGCTCCGCTGGAGTTTCCCTGAAAACGCCCGGGCTTCGGTCCTTGGATTGGAGCGGGAACGCACGAATCCCCATCTGCTGGAAGCCTTGGCCAATCTGCTTCCGGGACTCACGGGTCTGGAAATCACCTTCGAGGAAGCCGATTCCGGCAGCCCCGAAGATCAACTCCGGCGCGAACCGGCCTTCCAGGAACTGCTGCGGGCCAGCGGCGGCGAGATCATGGAAGTGAAGCGGGCTAGCCCCCGCTGA
- a CDS encoding radical SAM protein — MTHALLSLDAMPIRLFRDFQVEPEEAKSILRPQKDARYGWGFSLNPYRGCSHGCRYCYVRGYPAPLAGQEESGHLAEANPSARAKGLHDPQEWGRWVTPKLNAPELLWAQRHKLHNESVFISSATDPYQPIERNFRLTRKCLQVLLACPTTQVILHTRSPMVLQDLELLKAFGGRLSVGFSIPTDDDAVRQIVEPDAPSIPSRWGAVEQLSKAGIPVTIGATPLLAVRDIAGFAGRVRDSGARSAWVGGLRLLKDDPFYSLLAAHRWLHILEPAYREQVRQAFKEALCRRTGAAPVRSGSRPGKSRSRGPQRLMPEPVWATGARISAPTRFVPGQQPSLFTQAS; from the coding sequence ATGACTCACGCCCTGCTTTCCCTTGATGCCATGCCCATCAGGCTTTTTCGCGACTTCCAGGTGGAGCCGGAAGAGGCGAAAAGCATCCTCCGACCCCAAAAAGATGCCCGCTATGGGTGGGGATTCAGCCTGAATCCTTACCGCGGTTGCAGCCATGGCTGCCGTTACTGCTATGTGCGGGGGTATCCAGCTCCCTTGGCCGGCCAAGAGGAGAGTGGCCATCTGGCCGAGGCCAACCCTTCGGCCAGGGCCAAGGGCCTGCATGACCCCCAGGAGTGGGGCCGATGGGTCACCCCCAAGCTCAACGCCCCAGAGCTACTCTGGGCCCAGCGCCACAAACTTCACAACGAATCGGTCTTCATCTCCAGCGCCACGGATCCTTACCAGCCCATCGAGCGGAACTTCCGGCTCACCCGGAAATGCCTCCAGGTCCTGCTTGCCTGCCCCACGACCCAGGTCATCCTCCACACCCGATCTCCCATGGTGCTTCAGGATCTGGAACTCCTGAAAGCATTCGGAGGTCGGCTCTCGGTCGGTTTTTCCATCCCCACCGATGATGATGCCGTCCGGCAGATCGTGGAGCCGGATGCGCCCTCCATCCCGAGCCGTTGGGGCGCGGTGGAGCAGCTCTCCAAAGCCGGCATCCCAGTCACCATCGGCGCCACACCGCTATTGGCCGTCAGGGACATCGCTGGTTTTGCCGGCCGGGTCCGGGATAGTGGGGCCAGGAGCGCCTGGGTTGGAGGTCTGCGGCTCCTGAAGGATGATCCGTTCTATTCGCTGCTTGCGGCGCACCGTTGGCTGCATATTTTGGAGCCCGCGTATCGGGAACAGGTTCGGCAGGCGTTCAAGGAAGCGCTCTGTCGACGAACCGGGGCAGCCCCCGTCCGATCAGGTTCCCGGCCCGGGAAATCGAGGTCAAGGGGACCCCAGAGGCTGATGCCAGAGCCGGTCTGGGCAACCGGCGCACGAATTTCCGCTCCGACCCGGTTCGTTCCAGGCCAACAGCCCTCTCTATTCACCCAAGCCAGTTGA
- a CDS encoding translocation/assembly module TamB domain-containing protein produces the protein MAAELPGGGGINTEPKGPPAKPAAGPKPRNRRMRRITYLLAAGGLAAGAGAWLVRQPFVGDYALRKAGEFVMEETGLSFEARKLEVSLFSGLVAVDDIRLGGDLLRIHRLEIQGGLFTLFGGQPNIHRILVSRPELRLDAKRLAGLKLKPHPPRKEPWPQARLDVFELKDGSIEIREPEWGLPQANSSFAVHATGLGPNRLRVEFKATEMAMKAPGGFAKGHAEITADLSATLLRLLKAEVEFGHQKLQASGTFEPKSGRISAKSKSILDLASAMKLGLPASKRATSGQLMADLGVEGTFGKPNWDLHLLSHKLNPGVLDLHAGKLELKAGGNLQEARLRAFTWLSEDGDVAMEGEWKKGLRTAVKFQAAKVDLNPLAAFSRVGQAKDLHAFIEAEAALRGNPWGKGLRLDLLQAQAVGRFQRSGSSVGDFKATLENSQVNLSSLNLRLEDLDVQAQGSGRVAAKSIEDLKVQGRIETDAAKVATALRAWDVIDLDMAGRVVAKADLSIHPSSGVQLNGDLAVAKPRWHGASADRLEAKVQLRGSALDIQDIVVAEGEGRGHGDIWLTWAQVPAGGNQFDACFRVSRLPISGGLKAADQGDLPIEGTASGWARIWGPFDALQMRGDGLAEHAVAYELSIPAAWAEFRMDLAKDRITLPEFRIAESPGALSLGDAAPQGALALKGRLELDLNRNAWWGDFGGTVDSSLLAVPGPRLQAEVSGHVEGPWENPFGPMPLPNGAVKFSRARVFAGDQSLENLEGFFQANRGAAEGWIAQGGAAAKILELAAFDDDGVLRTGGHLRLDATSIDTPQLAARLTQDLMEDVRLDSDFSATWEPEGFHWQGRVNQLLARFPAFDLTQAQPAFVHGNLDGIQIDLPLEARERAANRAGAAPTTGHLALHGLVPFSTTGPLALQAKGSADLGELKTILDGLMEVDPYSLLADLQPSGSTKVDLQLQGTPADPLLDGTLQVEGGRIRVRTYPQSAENINVTAHFHGREISIPESAPLQGQLAQGSLTAWGTALWQLGGLASYDLKANLFDFQLRDVPAGFEVGGSLKARLSGNDEDGGLLKGTIQAERMIYRADINLTDILLNSTTGTTALSSFDPDDPLARIKLDLDLKLNQPWRFDTNLLKLEGIPQGSFKVLGTLARPGLKGKMEFIPGGSLTNLLPAGDVTVERGSIDFSDPMRFNPFINMQGRIDVPPYLVNLSITGRVDQLTVALSSTPSLRQDEITAILVDPAAAPVIGSTLGGSSQSALNYGIASAGSGLIGTLALANFQEQLRRTFNLDRLSVSPRTGATGTAEVSITAGKSFDFLGRRTPLLYTYHRAGELITHSGKAEWRFGNYVLQFGLSRAGYEAVNLTGEIRHTWSPK, from the coding sequence ATGGCCGCGGAGCTTCCAGGCGGCGGCGGGATCAACACGGAGCCCAAGGGACCTCCTGCCAAACCCGCAGCGGGCCCGAAGCCGCGGAATCGGCGCATGCGGCGGATCACCTACCTGCTCGCGGCCGGCGGCCTGGCTGCGGGGGCTGGTGCCTGGCTCGTGCGCCAGCCCTTCGTCGGAGACTACGCGCTCCGGAAGGCAGGCGAGTTTGTGATGGAGGAGACGGGCCTCAGCTTCGAAGCCCGCAAGCTTGAGGTGAGCCTCTTCTCTGGGCTGGTGGCGGTGGACGACATCCGCCTGGGCGGGGATCTCTTGAGAATCCATCGACTCGAAATCCAAGGAGGACTGTTCACCCTTTTCGGCGGCCAGCCCAATATCCACCGCATCCTGGTTTCGCGCCCCGAGCTGCGCCTCGACGCCAAACGCCTGGCCGGGCTGAAACTGAAACCCCATCCCCCCCGAAAGGAGCCCTGGCCCCAGGCCAGGCTGGACGTATTCGAACTGAAGGATGGTTCCATCGAGATCCGTGAACCGGAATGGGGATTGCCGCAAGCGAATTCATCCTTCGCCGTGCACGCAACCGGCCTCGGCCCCAACCGCCTGCGGGTCGAATTCAAGGCCACGGAGATGGCCATGAAGGCCCCCGGCGGATTCGCCAAGGGCCACGCGGAGATCACCGCGGACCTCTCCGCGACCCTTTTGAGGCTCCTGAAAGCCGAGGTGGAATTCGGCCATCAGAAACTCCAGGCCAGCGGCACCTTTGAACCCAAGTCCGGACGGATTTCTGCCAAGTCCAAGTCGATCTTGGACCTCGCCTCCGCGATGAAGTTGGGCCTCCCTGCTTCGAAGCGGGCCACGAGCGGCCAGCTCATGGCAGATCTCGGAGTGGAAGGCACCTTCGGCAAACCCAATTGGGACCTGCACCTTCTATCGCACAAACTGAACCCGGGCGTGCTGGATCTGCACGCCGGCAAATTGGAACTCAAGGCCGGGGGGAATCTGCAAGAAGCCAGGCTCCGCGCTTTCACCTGGCTTTCCGAGGATGGCGATGTCGCCATGGAAGGAGAATGGAAAAAGGGGCTCCGGACCGCGGTCAAATTCCAGGCGGCCAAGGTCGATCTCAATCCGCTGGCGGCCTTTTCGCGGGTGGGGCAGGCCAAGGATCTCCATGCGTTCATCGAGGCCGAAGCGGCGCTGCGAGGCAATCCCTGGGGCAAGGGCCTGCGGCTTGATCTCCTGCAGGCCCAAGCCGTGGGCCGTTTCCAGCGTTCGGGCAGCAGCGTCGGAGATTTCAAGGCAACGCTGGAAAACAGCCAGGTCAATCTCAGCTCGCTCAACCTCCGCTTGGAGGATCTGGATGTGCAGGCCCAGGGATCAGGACGGGTCGCCGCCAAAAGCATCGAGGATCTGAAGGTCCAGGGCCGCATAGAAACAGACGCCGCCAAGGTCGCCACGGCGCTCCGCGCCTGGGACGTGATCGACCTGGATATGGCCGGCCGGGTGGTTGCGAAGGCCGACCTTTCCATCCATCCATCCAGCGGAGTGCAGTTGAATGGCGATCTCGCTGTAGCTAAGCCGCGCTGGCACGGCGCTTCAGCGGATCGGCTCGAAGCGAAGGTCCAACTGCGCGGCAGCGCCCTGGACATCCAGGACATCGTCGTGGCCGAAGGCGAAGGCCGGGGCCATGGCGACATCTGGCTGACCTGGGCCCAGGTCCCGGCCGGGGGCAATCAGTTCGATGCCTGTTTCCGGGTATCCAGGCTTCCGATTTCCGGGGGATTGAAGGCAGCCGATCAGGGTGATCTCCCCATCGAGGGCACCGCCAGCGGTTGGGCCCGCATCTGGGGCCCCTTCGACGCATTGCAGATGCGGGGCGACGGCTTGGCTGAACATGCGGTGGCCTACGAGCTGAGCATTCCTGCGGCCTGGGCCGAATTCAGGATGGACTTGGCCAAGGACCGGATCACATTGCCGGAATTCCGGATCGCTGAATCACCCGGCGCGCTTTCCCTGGGGGATGCTGCTCCCCAAGGCGCGCTAGCCCTCAAAGGCAGGCTTGAGCTGGATTTGAACCGGAACGCCTGGTGGGGGGATTTCGGCGGCACGGTTGATTCGAGCCTGCTTGCGGTCCCGGGTCCGCGCCTGCAGGCCGAGGTGTCTGGCCATGTGGAAGGACCCTGGGAGAATCCATTCGGCCCCATGCCGCTGCCGAATGGCGCTGTGAAATTCAGCCGCGCCCGTGTTTTCGCCGGGGACCAGAGCCTTGAAAACCTGGAAGGCTTCTTCCAAGCCAATCGAGGCGCAGCGGAGGGATGGATCGCCCAGGGGGGCGCGGCGGCCAAGATCCTCGAACTAGCCGCCTTTGACGACGATGGCGTCCTTCGAACCGGAGGACACCTCCGGCTGGACGCCACCAGCATCGACACGCCGCAGCTGGCTGCGCGCCTGACCCAGGATCTGATGGAGGATGTGCGGCTGGACTCAGATTTCTCCGCCACCTGGGAACCCGAGGGGTTCCACTGGCAGGGGCGGGTGAACCAGCTGCTGGCGAGATTCCCCGCCTTCGATCTGACCCAGGCCCAACCGGCCTTCGTGCACGGCAACCTCGATGGCATCCAGATCGACCTGCCCCTGGAGGCCCGGGAACGGGCCGCCAACCGCGCCGGCGCTGCCCCCACCACAGGACACCTGGCCCTGCATGGCCTGGTGCCCTTCTCGACGACGGGCCCTCTGGCTTTGCAGGCCAAGGGTTCCGCCGATCTGGGCGAATTGAAAACCATCCTCGATGGACTGATGGAGGTGGACCCCTACAGCTTGCTTGCGGATCTCCAGCCCTCCGGCTCCACCAAGGTGGACCTGCAACTTCAGGGCACGCCTGCGGATCCGCTGCTCGACGGGACGCTTCAGGTCGAAGGCGGCCGCATCCGGGTCCGCACCTATCCGCAAAGCGCGGAAAACATCAACGTCACCGCCCATTTCCATGGCCGCGAGATCAGCATCCCCGAATCGGCGCCCCTGCAAGGGCAATTGGCCCAGGGAAGCCTCACGGCCTGGGGCACCGCCCTTTGGCAATTGGGCGGCCTGGCCAGCTATGACCTGAAGGCGAATTTGTTCGATTTCCAACTCCGGGATGTGCCCGCGGGATTCGAGGTGGGCGGCAGCCTGAAGGCCCGCCTGTCCGGGAACGACGAGGACGGCGGTTTGCTGAAAGGCACCATCCAGGCGGAACGCATGATCTACCGCGCCGATATCAATCTCACGGACATCCTCCTGAATTCGACCACCGGCACCACGGCGCTTTCCAGTTTCGACCCCGACGATCCCTTGGCCCGCATCAAGCTGGACCTGGATTTGAAATTGAACCAACCTTGGCGCTTCGATACCAACCTGTTGAAGCTCGAAGGCATACCGCAAGGATCGTTCAAGGTGCTGGGGACCCTGGCCCGCCCGGGGCTCAAGGGCAAGATGGAATTCATCCCGGGCGGCAGCCTCACCAACCTGCTGCCCGCCGGCGATGTGACCGTGGAACGGGGCTCCATCGACTTCAGCGACCCCATGCGCTTCAATCCCTTCATCAATATGCAGGGCCGCATCGATGTGCCGCCCTATTTGGTGAACCTGAGCATCACAGGAAGGGTGGATCAGCTCACCGTGGCGCTCTCATCGACCCCCAGCCTGCGCCAGGACGAAATCACCGCCATTCTCGTGGACCCGGCCGCCGCGCCGGTCATCGGCTCCACCCTCGGAGGCAGTTCCCAAAGCGCCTTGAACTATGGGATCGCTTCGGCCGGTTCCGGCCTCATCGGGACCTTGGCCCTCGCCAATTTCCAGGAACAGCTCCGGCGCACCTTCAACCTGGACCGCCTCAGCGTCTCGCCGCGAACCGGCGCCACCGGCACTGCGGAAGTCAGCATCACCGCGGGCAAGAGCTTCGACTTCCTGGGCCGCCGGACACCCTTGCTCTACACCTACCATCGCGCCGGAGAGCTCATCACCCACAGCGGCAAAGCCGAGTGGAGGTTCGGGAACTACGTCCTGCAGTTCGGTCTCAGCCGCGCAGGTTACGAAGCCGTGAATCTCACCGGCGAAATCCGGCACACCTGGAGCCCGAAGTGA
- a CDS encoding NAD(P)H-binding protein yields MAVEGGRGMQVVVAGASGFIGQRLVREALAQGHDVFALMRVDCSATIDWEPDSAGSLTTLPWGADPEVLEQGFSLPRGAWVINAAGLRRERPGLDPDKVHETICNTVVELAEALEASRLVHLGPLQGRHGDAFSRGKALMERRVQESKVPWSIVRSAPVYGPGDELLDGIGVWMASSPLLPRFLEAVPLQPLWVGDLATGLLRSREGVQEVGGERILWGELLEKCAEAAGKRLMGPVLPESTILRFARTFGHRSLFTDLVPFTEAGVLRHSHGYEVAQNDLPGMLGGPPRSLEDYLRAEWPYRYKK; encoded by the coding sequence ATGGCCGTGGAAGGAGGGCGCGGGATGCAGGTGGTGGTGGCGGGGGCTTCGGGCTTCATCGGGCAGAGGCTGGTGCGTGAAGCGCTCGCGCAGGGACATGATGTTTTCGCCCTGATGAGGGTGGATTGCAGCGCAACCATCGATTGGGAGCCCGATTCGGCAGGAAGTCTCACCACCCTGCCCTGGGGGGCGGACCCGGAGGTTCTGGAGCAGGGATTCAGCCTGCCGCGCGGAGCCTGGGTCATCAATGCCGCGGGCCTGCGCAGGGAGCGCCCCGGACTGGATCCGGACAAGGTGCATGAAACCATCTGCAACACCGTGGTGGAGCTGGCCGAAGCCCTGGAAGCCTCGCGGCTGGTCCACCTGGGCCCCCTCCAAGGCCGCCATGGAGATGCCTTCAGCCGTGGCAAAGCGTTGATGGAACGGCGTGTCCAGGAAAGCAAGGTGCCCTGGTCCATTGTTCGCTCGGCACCGGTCTACGGACCCGGCGATGAGCTGTTGGATGGCATCGGCGTGTGGATGGCCAGCAGCCCGCTCCTCCCCAGGTTCCTGGAAGCAGTGCCTCTGCAACCCCTCTGGGTCGGGGATCTGGCCACAGGCCTGCTCCGGAGCCGGGAGGGGGTGCAGGAAGTCGGCGGCGAGCGGATTCTTTGGGGGGAGTTGCTCGAAAAGTGCGCTGAGGCTGCGGGCAAGCGCCTGATGGGACCTGTCCTGCCGGAGTCCACAATCCTCCGATTCGCTCGGACTTTCGGGCACCGGTCCCTTTTCACGGATCTGGTTCCTTTCACAGAGGCTGGGGTGTTGCGCCACAGCCATGGCTACGAAGTGGCTCAAAACGACCTGCCCGGGATGTTGGGGGGACCTCCAAGAAGTCTGGAAGACTACCTCCGTGCCGAATGGCCCTATCGGTACAAGAAATAA